A single region of the Oncorhynchus keta strain PuntledgeMale-10-30-2019 chromosome 37, Oket_V2, whole genome shotgun sequence genome encodes:
- the LOC118370011 gene encoding gamma-tubulin complex component 3 homolog isoform X1, with product MAALDQKSPNVLLQSLCCRITGKSEAEVAHQFQYAVRVVGSNYAPTIERDEFLVSEKIKKEMLKQRREGDAALFSELHRKLQTQGVLKHRWSVLYLLLSLCEDPRKPSRVGSYGALFAQALPRDAHSTPFYCTRPGSLPLSYPERSGPGGVQISTSMGTSGISSLGVYSLNGPTPTPQPLLAGHPPQTAGQQLGSRLAWALPNTSALAPTSRAPLGPPPLSTRAPRPRHDGDLTAEVGEAALVRDILYVFQGIDGKFIKMSNTDNCYKIDSKVVLCKSLRDTSNRLAELGWLHNKIRKYTDSRSLDRAFGLVGQSFCASLHQELKEYYRLLAVLHSQLQVEDDQGVNLGVESSLTLRRLLVWTYDPKVRLKTLAALVDFCQGRKGGELASAVHAYGKTGDPQMRALVQHILSLVSHPILNFLYRWIYDGELEDTYHEFFVASDPTVKTDRLWHDKYSLRKSMIPTFITMDQARKVLLIGKSINFLHQVCHDRTSPGKITPASKSTDSPKDAAELLSDLEGAFQGKIDAAYFETSKYLLNVLNQNYLLLEHLQAMRRYLLLGQGDFIRHLMDLLKPELARPATTLYQHNLTGILETAVRATNAQYDNAEILKRLDVRLLEVSPGDTGWDVFSLDYHVEGPIATVFTRECMSHYLRVFNFLWRAKRMEYILTDIWKGQMCNAKLLKSMPELSGVLHQCHILANEMVHFIHQMQYYITFEVLECCWDELWNKVEKAQDLDHIIAAHEGFLDSVISRCLLDTNSRSLLNQLRAIFDQIIEFQSAQDSLYRSALEELTLRLQYEERKKHRDSEGEWGVTAEQEAEENRRIQEFQETIPKMRSQLRILTHFYQGIVQQFLVLIMTSPDESLRFLSFRLDFNEHYRARDPRLRASLGATRGRRPSNI from the exons ATGGCTGCCCTAGATCAAAAGTCCCCCAACGTCCTCCTCCAAAGTCTCTGCTGCAGGATCACTGGGAAGAGCGAAG CTGAAGTAGCCCACCAGTTCCAGTATGCTGTGAGAGTCGTCGGGAGTAACTATGCTCCCACCATTGAGAGGGATGAGTTCCTAGTGTCAGAGAAGATAAAAAAAGAAA TGCtgaagcagaggagagagggtgacgCTGCCCTGTTTTCCGAGCTCCACAGAAAGCTGCAGACTCAG GGGGTGCTGAAACACAGGTGGTCCGTCTTATACCTGCTGCTCAGTCTCTGTGAGGACCCCAGGAAACCGTCCAGG GTTGGCAGCTATGGGGCGCTGTTTGCCCAGGCCCTCCCCCGGGACGCCCACTCCACCCCGTTCTACTGCACCCGACCTGGGAGCCTGCCCCTCAGCTACCCCGAGCGCTCGGGGCCTGGGGGCGTCCAGATCTCCACCAGCATGGGCACCAGTGGCATCAGCAGCCTGGGGGTGTACTCCCTCAACGGGCCCACACCCACCCCTCAGCCCCTGCTGGCCGG aCACCCACCCCAGACAGCAGGGCAGCAGCTGGGCTCTCGGCTGGCGTGGGCCCTCCCCAACACCTCCGCCCTAGCACCTACCTCACGGGCCCCGCTCGGCCCCCCACCCCTGTCCACCCGGGCCCCCAGGCCACGCCATGACGGGGACCTCACTG cgGAGGTTGGTGAGGCTGCACTGGTCAGAGACATCCTGTATGTCTTCCAGGGGATCGACGGCAAGTTCATTAAGATGAGCAACACAGACAACTGCTACAAGATCGACTCCAAG GTGGTTCTCTGTAAGTCTCTGAGGGACACCAGTAACCGATTGGCTGAGCTGGGCTGGCTCCACAACAAGATAAGGAAGTACACTGACTCGCGCAGTCTGGACCGAGCCTTCGGCCTGGTGGGACAGAGCTTCTGTGCCTCCCTGCATCAGGAACTGAAGGAGTACTACAGACTTCTGGCAGTGCTGCACtcacag TTGCAGGTGGAGGATGACCAGGGAGTGAACCTGGGAGTGGAGAGCAGTCTGACCCTCAGACGTCTCCTAGTCTGGACCTACGACCCTAAAGTCCGCCTCAAAACCCTGGCTGCCCTCGTTGACTTCTGCCAAG ggaggaagggaggggaactgGCATCAGCAGTCCATGCCTATGGGAAGACAGGGGACCCTCAGATGAGAGCTCTGGTGCAGCACATCCTCAGCCTGGTGTCACATCCCATCCTCAACTTCCTCTACCGCTGGATCTACGACGGAGAGCTGGAGGACACTTACCATGAG TTCTTTGTGGCGTCTGATCCTACGGTGAAGACCGACAGACTGTGGCACGACAAGTACTCACTGAGGAAGTCCATGATACCCACCTTCATCACCATGGACCAGGCCCGcaag gTTCTGCTCATTGGGAAGTCCATTAACTTCCTGCATCAGGTGTGCCATGACAGAACCTCACCAGGGAAAATCACCCCGGCCTCCAAGTCTACAGACTCCCCCAAAGATG ctgcaGAACTGTTATCAGACCTGGAGGGGGCGTTCCAGGGGAAGATAGATGCAGCCTACTTTGAAACCAGCAAGTACCTGCTGAATGTCCTCAACCAGAACTATCTGCTGCTGGAGCACCTGCAGGCCATGAGACGATACCTGCTGCTGGGCCAGGGAGACTTCATACGCCACCTCATGGACCTGCTAAA ACCAGAGCTGGCCCGCCCAGCCACCACTCTGTACCAACACAACCTGACAGGCATCCTGGAGACAGCCGTGAGGGCCACCAACGCCCAGTATGACAACGCTGAGATCCTCAAGAGACTGGACGTACGCCTGCTGGAG GTGTCTCCCGGGGATACAGGCTGGGACGTCTTCAGTTTAGACTACCACGTAGAGGGTCCTATCGCCACG GTGTTCACACGGGAGTGCATGAGCCACTACCTGCGGGTGTTCAACTTCCTGTGGCGAGCCAAGCGTATGGAGTACATCCTCACTGACATCTGGAAGGGACAGATGTGCAACGCCAAGCTGCTTAAGAGCATgccag AGCTGTCTGGCGTGCTGCACCAGTGCCACATCCTGGCCAATGAGATGGTCCACTTCATCCACCAGATGCAGTACTACATCACCTTCGAG gtgctAGAGTGTTGTTGGGATGAGTTGTGGAACAAGGTAGAGAAGGCCCAGGATCTAGACCACATCATCGCTGCCCACGAAGGATTCTTAGACTCTGTCATCTCCCGTTGCCTACTGGACACCAACAGCAGG TCCTTGTTGAACCAGCTGAGGGCGATCTTTGACCAGATCATAGAGTTCCAGAGTGCCCAGGACTCTCTGTACCGCTCTGCCCTGGAGGAACTCACCCTGCGGCTGCAGTACGAGGAGCGGAAGAAGCACAGGGATTCTGAG ggtGAGTGGGGCGTGACTGCTGAACAGGAggcagaggagaacaggaggatcCAAGAGTTCCAGGAAACCATACCAAAAATGCGCTCTCAGCTACGGATACTAACACACTTCTACCAG GGCATAGTGCAGCAGTTCTTGGTGCTGATAATGACTAGTCCAGACGAGAGCCTGCGCTTCCTCAGCTTCAGACTGGACTTCAACGAGCACTACCGGGCCAGAGACCCCCGTCTGAGGGCCTCACTGGGGGCCACCAGGGGCCGAAGGCCCTCCAACATCTGA
- the LOC118370011 gene encoding gamma-tubulin complex component 3 homolog isoform X2, whose product MAALDQKSPNVLLQSLCCRITGKSEAEVAHQFQYAVRVVGSNYAPTIERDEFLVSEKIKKEMLKQRREGDAALFSELHRKLQTQGVLKHRWSVLYLLLSLCEDPRKPSRVGSYGALFAQALPRDAHSTPFYCTRPGSLPLSYPERSGPGGVQISTSMGTSGISSLGVYSLNGPTPTPQPLLAGHPPQTAGQQLGSRLAWALPNTSALAPTSRAPLGPPPLSTRAPRPRHDGDLTAEVGEAALVRDILYVFQGIDGKFIKMSNTDNCYKIDSKVVLCKSLRDTSNRLAELGWLHNKIRKYTDSRSLDRAFGLVGQSFCASLHQELKEYYRLLAVLHSQVEDDQGVNLGVESSLTLRRLLVWTYDPKVRLKTLAALVDFCQGRKGGELASAVHAYGKTGDPQMRALVQHILSLVSHPILNFLYRWIYDGELEDTYHEFFVASDPTVKTDRLWHDKYSLRKSMIPTFITMDQARKVLLIGKSINFLHQVCHDRTSPGKITPASKSTDSPKDAAELLSDLEGAFQGKIDAAYFETSKYLLNVLNQNYLLLEHLQAMRRYLLLGQGDFIRHLMDLLKPELARPATTLYQHNLTGILETAVRATNAQYDNAEILKRLDVRLLEVSPGDTGWDVFSLDYHVEGPIATVFTRECMSHYLRVFNFLWRAKRMEYILTDIWKGQMCNAKLLKSMPELSGVLHQCHILANEMVHFIHQMQYYITFEVLECCWDELWNKVEKAQDLDHIIAAHEGFLDSVISRCLLDTNSRSLLNQLRAIFDQIIEFQSAQDSLYRSALEELTLRLQYEERKKHRDSEGEWGVTAEQEAEENRRIQEFQETIPKMRSQLRILTHFYQGIVQQFLVLIMTSPDESLRFLSFRLDFNEHYRARDPRLRASLGATRGRRPSNI is encoded by the exons ATGGCTGCCCTAGATCAAAAGTCCCCCAACGTCCTCCTCCAAAGTCTCTGCTGCAGGATCACTGGGAAGAGCGAAG CTGAAGTAGCCCACCAGTTCCAGTATGCTGTGAGAGTCGTCGGGAGTAACTATGCTCCCACCATTGAGAGGGATGAGTTCCTAGTGTCAGAGAAGATAAAAAAAGAAA TGCtgaagcagaggagagagggtgacgCTGCCCTGTTTTCCGAGCTCCACAGAAAGCTGCAGACTCAG GGGGTGCTGAAACACAGGTGGTCCGTCTTATACCTGCTGCTCAGTCTCTGTGAGGACCCCAGGAAACCGTCCAGG GTTGGCAGCTATGGGGCGCTGTTTGCCCAGGCCCTCCCCCGGGACGCCCACTCCACCCCGTTCTACTGCACCCGACCTGGGAGCCTGCCCCTCAGCTACCCCGAGCGCTCGGGGCCTGGGGGCGTCCAGATCTCCACCAGCATGGGCACCAGTGGCATCAGCAGCCTGGGGGTGTACTCCCTCAACGGGCCCACACCCACCCCTCAGCCCCTGCTGGCCGG aCACCCACCCCAGACAGCAGGGCAGCAGCTGGGCTCTCGGCTGGCGTGGGCCCTCCCCAACACCTCCGCCCTAGCACCTACCTCACGGGCCCCGCTCGGCCCCCCACCCCTGTCCACCCGGGCCCCCAGGCCACGCCATGACGGGGACCTCACTG cgGAGGTTGGTGAGGCTGCACTGGTCAGAGACATCCTGTATGTCTTCCAGGGGATCGACGGCAAGTTCATTAAGATGAGCAACACAGACAACTGCTACAAGATCGACTCCAAG GTGGTTCTCTGTAAGTCTCTGAGGGACACCAGTAACCGATTGGCTGAGCTGGGCTGGCTCCACAACAAGATAAGGAAGTACACTGACTCGCGCAGTCTGGACCGAGCCTTCGGCCTGGTGGGACAGAGCTTCTGTGCCTCCCTGCATCAGGAACTGAAGGAGTACTACAGACTTCTGGCAGTGCTGCACtcacag GTGGAGGATGACCAGGGAGTGAACCTGGGAGTGGAGAGCAGTCTGACCCTCAGACGTCTCCTAGTCTGGACCTACGACCCTAAAGTCCGCCTCAAAACCCTGGCTGCCCTCGTTGACTTCTGCCAAG ggaggaagggaggggaactgGCATCAGCAGTCCATGCCTATGGGAAGACAGGGGACCCTCAGATGAGAGCTCTGGTGCAGCACATCCTCAGCCTGGTGTCACATCCCATCCTCAACTTCCTCTACCGCTGGATCTACGACGGAGAGCTGGAGGACACTTACCATGAG TTCTTTGTGGCGTCTGATCCTACGGTGAAGACCGACAGACTGTGGCACGACAAGTACTCACTGAGGAAGTCCATGATACCCACCTTCATCACCATGGACCAGGCCCGcaag gTTCTGCTCATTGGGAAGTCCATTAACTTCCTGCATCAGGTGTGCCATGACAGAACCTCACCAGGGAAAATCACCCCGGCCTCCAAGTCTACAGACTCCCCCAAAGATG ctgcaGAACTGTTATCAGACCTGGAGGGGGCGTTCCAGGGGAAGATAGATGCAGCCTACTTTGAAACCAGCAAGTACCTGCTGAATGTCCTCAACCAGAACTATCTGCTGCTGGAGCACCTGCAGGCCATGAGACGATACCTGCTGCTGGGCCAGGGAGACTTCATACGCCACCTCATGGACCTGCTAAA ACCAGAGCTGGCCCGCCCAGCCACCACTCTGTACCAACACAACCTGACAGGCATCCTGGAGACAGCCGTGAGGGCCACCAACGCCCAGTATGACAACGCTGAGATCCTCAAGAGACTGGACGTACGCCTGCTGGAG GTGTCTCCCGGGGATACAGGCTGGGACGTCTTCAGTTTAGACTACCACGTAGAGGGTCCTATCGCCACG GTGTTCACACGGGAGTGCATGAGCCACTACCTGCGGGTGTTCAACTTCCTGTGGCGAGCCAAGCGTATGGAGTACATCCTCACTGACATCTGGAAGGGACAGATGTGCAACGCCAAGCTGCTTAAGAGCATgccag AGCTGTCTGGCGTGCTGCACCAGTGCCACATCCTGGCCAATGAGATGGTCCACTTCATCCACCAGATGCAGTACTACATCACCTTCGAG gtgctAGAGTGTTGTTGGGATGAGTTGTGGAACAAGGTAGAGAAGGCCCAGGATCTAGACCACATCATCGCTGCCCACGAAGGATTCTTAGACTCTGTCATCTCCCGTTGCCTACTGGACACCAACAGCAGG TCCTTGTTGAACCAGCTGAGGGCGATCTTTGACCAGATCATAGAGTTCCAGAGTGCCCAGGACTCTCTGTACCGCTCTGCCCTGGAGGAACTCACCCTGCGGCTGCAGTACGAGGAGCGGAAGAAGCACAGGGATTCTGAG ggtGAGTGGGGCGTGACTGCTGAACAGGAggcagaggagaacaggaggatcCAAGAGTTCCAGGAAACCATACCAAAAATGCGCTCTCAGCTACGGATACTAACACACTTCTACCAG GGCATAGTGCAGCAGTTCTTGGTGCTGATAATGACTAGTCCAGACGAGAGCCTGCGCTTCCTCAGCTTCAGACTGGACTTCAACGAGCACTACCGGGCCAGAGACCCCCGTCTGAGGGCCTCACTGGGGGCCACCAGGGGCCGAAGGCCCTCCAACATCTGA